A portion of the Eulemur rufifrons isolate Redbay chromosome 30, OSU_ERuf_1, whole genome shotgun sequence genome contains these proteins:
- the LOC138379164 gene encoding trophinin-like isoform X1 produces MMDKRNDYSYRMPPFQGPLPPPGSLGLPFPPDVQTETTEEDSVLLMHTLLAATKDPLAMDSSVANRPKKSKTKKAPIKTIAKAAPADPPVPTANEIATNKPRITLPVLNLPIITQISQASAITEAANIQASSITAQPKKANKMKKVTAKAAQGSQSPTGSQGVTTQLKSPLQVLNLPVISQTIQAPIASESANSQALIASTKPKKASKAKKVANKAIASATEVSPAPIATYTATTQGQIISETVNIQATAASIRTKKACKAKKTTAKATHSDIEHIEAPNVTRHIEASAAAIQPKKSKGKKAVNKGPNFASEIFKAPPATQMVTNQALATNLWVKRGSRARKTATKARATESLTQITDQGAKTKMATAQTNVSTLESQVAAAVQALADDYLAHLSLEPTTRTQGKRNRKSRHLNGDERSGSNYRRIPWGRRPPPPRDVAILQERANKLVKYLLVKDQTKIPIKRSDMLKDVIQEYDEYFPEIIERASYALEKMFRVNLKEIDKQNSLYILISNQESSAGILGTTKDTPKLGLLMVILSVIFMNGNKASEAVIWEVLRKLGLHPGVKHSLFGEVRKLITDEFVKQKYLEYKRVPNSRPPEYEFFWGLRSYHETSKMKVLKFACKVQKKDPKDWAAQYREAVEMEVQAAAVAVAEAEARAEVYSPCLQIPLMNCSSPSHGVKAHPWNLCPHISLSSYDQSAEGDMLWKICLLFLLYCLLSVCCHILLSELH; encoded by the exons atgatGGATAAGAGAAATGACTACAGTTATAGGATGCCTCCATTCCAG ggccctctgcctccccctgGGAGCCTGGGGCTTCCCTTCCCTCCAGATGTACAGACTGAGACCACAGAAGAAGACAGTGTCTTGCTGATGCACACCCTGTTGGCGGCAACCAAGGACCCTCTGGCCATGGACTCCTCAGTTGCTAACCGGCCTAAGAAAAGCAAGACCAAGAAGGCCCCTATAAAGACCATTGCTAAGGCTGCACCTGCTGACCCTCCAGTCCCAACTGCCAATGAAATTGCCACTAACAAGCCCAGAATAACTCTGCCGGTTTTAAACTTGCCAATCATCACCCAGATTAGCCAGGCTTCAGCTATCACTGAGGCAGCCAATATTCAGGCTTCTTCAATCACTGCTCAGCCTAAGAAAGCCAACAAGATGAAGAAAGTTACTGCCAAGGCAGCCCAAGGCTCTCAATCCCCAACTGGCAGTCAGGGTGTCACTACACAGCTCAAGTCACCCTTGCAGGTCTTAAACCTACCAGTCATCTCACAGACTATCCAGGCTCCAATTGCCAGTGAGTCAGCCAATTCCCAGGCTTTGATAGCCTCCACCAAGCCTAAGAAAGCTTCTAAGGCCAAGAAGGTTGCAAATAAAGCCATAGCTAGTGCCACTGAGGTCTCACCGGCTCCAATTGCCACCTATACAGCTACCACTCAAGGCCAAATTATCAGTGAGACAGTCAATATCCAGGCCACAGCAGCCTCCATCCGAACCAAGAAAGCCTGTAAAGCCAAGAAGACAACTGCTAAGGCCACGCATAGTGACATTGAGCATATAGAGGCTCCAAATGTCACCAGACATATTGAAGCCTCAGCAGCAGCTATCCAGCCCAAAAAATCCAAGGGCAAGAAGGCTGTCAATAAGGGCCCAAATTTTGCCTCTGAAATCTTTAAGGCCCCACCTGCCACTCAAATGGTCACAAACCAAGCACTAGCAACCAACCTTTGGGTCAAGAGAGGGTCTAGGGCTCGGAAGACTGCCACTAAGGCTCGGGCAACTGAAAGCCTGACTCAAATTACTGACCAAGGGGCAAAGACCAAGATGGCCACAGCTCAGACCAACGTAAGTACCCTTGAGTCTCAGGTTGCTGCTGCTGTCCAGGCCCTGGCAGATGACTATCTGGCTCACTTGAGTCTGGAGCCCACAACCAGGACTCAGGGCAAGAGGAACAGAAAG TCCAGGCATCTGAATGGGGATGAGAGAAGTGGCAGTAATTACAGGCGGATCCCATGGGGCCGGAGGCCTCCACCACCCCGAGATGTGGCCATTTTGCAAGAAAGG GCAAATAAGTTGGTGAAATACCTGTTGGTTAAGGACCAGACAAAGATCCCCATCAAGCGCTCAG ACATGCTGAAGGATGTCATCCAAGAATATGATGAATATTTCCCAGAGATCATTGAACGAGCAAGCTATGCTCTGGAGAAG ATGTTTCGAGTCAATCTGAAGGAAATTGATAAGCAAAATAGCTTATATATTCTCATCAGCAATCAGGAATCCTCCGCAGGCATACTGGGAAC GACCAAGGACACACCGAAGCTGGGTCTCCTCATGGTGATTCTGAGTGTCATTTTTATGAATGGCAACAAGGCCAGTGAGG CTGTCATCTGGGAGGTGCTACGCAAGTTGGGGCTGCATCCTGG GGTGAAGCATTCGCTGTTTGGGGAAGTAAGGAAGCTCATCACAGACGAGTTTGTCAAGCAGAA GTACCTGGAGTACAAGAGGGTCCCCAACAGCAGACCACCTGAATATGAGTTCTTCTGGGGCTTGCGCTCCTACCATGAGACTAGCAAGATGAAAGTCCTCAAGTTTGCATGCAAG gTACAGAAGAAAGACCCCAAGGACTGGGCTGCTCAGTACCGGGAGGCAGTGGAGATGGAAGTCCAAGCTGCAGCTGTGGCTGTGGCCGAGGCTGAGGCCAGGGCTGAG gTTTATTCCCCATGTTTACAGATACCACTAATGAATTGCAGCAGTCCTTCCCATGGAGTCAAGGCACATCCATGGAATCTTTGTCCACACATCAGTCTAAGCAGCTATGACCAATCCGCTGAGGGTGACATGCTATGGAAAATCTGTTTGCTGTTTCTGCTTTATTGTTTGCTTTCTGTATGCTGTCATATTTTGCTATCAGAGTTACATTAA
- the LOC138379164 gene encoding trophinin-like isoform X3 — MMDKRNDYSYRMPPFQSRHLNGDERSGSNYRRIPWGRRPPPPRDVAILQERANKLVKYLLVKDQTKIPIKRSDMLKDVIQEYDEYFPEIIERASYALEKMFRVNLKEIDKQNSLYILISNQESSAGILGTTKDTPKLGLLMVILSVIFMNGNKASEAVIWEVLRKLGLHPGVKHSLFGEVRKLITDEFVKQKYLEYKRVPNSRPPEYEFFWGLRSYHETSKMKVLKFACKVQKKDPKDWAAQYREAVEMEVQAAAVAVAEAEARAEVYSPCLQIPLMNCSSPSHGVKAHPWNLCPHISLSSYDQSAEGDMLWKICLLFLLYCLLSVCCHILLSELH; from the exons atgatGGATAAGAGAAATGACTACAGTTATAGGATGCCTCCATTCCAG TCCAGGCATCTGAATGGGGATGAGAGAAGTGGCAGTAATTACAGGCGGATCCCATGGGGCCGGAGGCCTCCACCACCCCGAGATGTGGCCATTTTGCAAGAAAGG GCAAATAAGTTGGTGAAATACCTGTTGGTTAAGGACCAGACAAAGATCCCCATCAAGCGCTCAG ACATGCTGAAGGATGTCATCCAAGAATATGATGAATATTTCCCAGAGATCATTGAACGAGCAAGCTATGCTCTGGAGAAG ATGTTTCGAGTCAATCTGAAGGAAATTGATAAGCAAAATAGCTTATATATTCTCATCAGCAATCAGGAATCCTCCGCAGGCATACTGGGAAC GACCAAGGACACACCGAAGCTGGGTCTCCTCATGGTGATTCTGAGTGTCATTTTTATGAATGGCAACAAGGCCAGTGAGG CTGTCATCTGGGAGGTGCTACGCAAGTTGGGGCTGCATCCTGG GGTGAAGCATTCGCTGTTTGGGGAAGTAAGGAAGCTCATCACAGACGAGTTTGTCAAGCAGAA GTACCTGGAGTACAAGAGGGTCCCCAACAGCAGACCACCTGAATATGAGTTCTTCTGGGGCTTGCGCTCCTACCATGAGACTAGCAAGATGAAAGTCCTCAAGTTTGCATGCAAG gTACAGAAGAAAGACCCCAAGGACTGGGCTGCTCAGTACCGGGAGGCAGTGGAGATGGAAGTCCAAGCTGCAGCTGTGGCTGTGGCCGAGGCTGAGGCCAGGGCTGAG gTTTATTCCCCATGTTTACAGATACCACTAATGAATTGCAGCAGTCCTTCCCATGGAGTCAAGGCACATCCATGGAATCTTTGTCCACACATCAGTCTAAGCAGCTATGACCAATCCGCTGAGGGTGACATGCTATGGAAAATCTGTTTGCTGTTTCTGCTTTATTGTTTGCTTTCTGTATGCTGTCATATTTTGCTATCAGAGTTACATTAA
- the LOC138379164 gene encoding trophinin-like isoform X2: protein MMDKRNDYSYRMPPFQGPLPPPGSLGLPFPPDVQTETTEEDSVLLMHTLLAATKDPLAMDSSVANRPKKSKTKKAPIKTIAKAAPADPPVPTANEIATNKPRITLPVLNLPIITQISQASAITEAANIQASSITAQPKKANKMKKVTAKAAQGSQSPTGSQGVTTQLKSPLQVLNLPVISQTIQAPIASESANSQALIASTKPKKASKAKKVANKAIASATEVSPAPIATYTATTQGQIISETVNIQATAASIRTKKACKAKKTTAKATHSDIEHIEAPNVTRHIEASAAAIQPKKSKGKKAVNKGPNFASEIFKAPPATQMVTNQALATNLWVKRGSRARKTATKARATESLTQITDQGAKTKMATAQTNVSTLESQVAAAVQALADDYLAHLSLEPTTRTQGKRNRKSRHLNGDERSGSNYRRIPWGRRPPPPRDVAILQERANKLVKYLLVKDQTKIPIKRSDMLKDVIQEYDEYFPEIIERASYALEKMFRVNLKEIDKQNSLYILISNQESSAGILGTTKDTPKLGLLMVILSVIFMNGNKASEAVIWEVLRKLGLHPGVKHSLFGEVRKLITDEFVKQKYLEYKRVPNSRPPEYEFFWGLRSYHETSKMKVLKFACKVQKKDPKDWAAQYREAVEMEVQAAAVAVAEAEARAEWFQHQQWLYWRTQHEHQFQ from the exons atgatGGATAAGAGAAATGACTACAGTTATAGGATGCCTCCATTCCAG ggccctctgcctccccctgGGAGCCTGGGGCTTCCCTTCCCTCCAGATGTACAGACTGAGACCACAGAAGAAGACAGTGTCTTGCTGATGCACACCCTGTTGGCGGCAACCAAGGACCCTCTGGCCATGGACTCCTCAGTTGCTAACCGGCCTAAGAAAAGCAAGACCAAGAAGGCCCCTATAAAGACCATTGCTAAGGCTGCACCTGCTGACCCTCCAGTCCCAACTGCCAATGAAATTGCCACTAACAAGCCCAGAATAACTCTGCCGGTTTTAAACTTGCCAATCATCACCCAGATTAGCCAGGCTTCAGCTATCACTGAGGCAGCCAATATTCAGGCTTCTTCAATCACTGCTCAGCCTAAGAAAGCCAACAAGATGAAGAAAGTTACTGCCAAGGCAGCCCAAGGCTCTCAATCCCCAACTGGCAGTCAGGGTGTCACTACACAGCTCAAGTCACCCTTGCAGGTCTTAAACCTACCAGTCATCTCACAGACTATCCAGGCTCCAATTGCCAGTGAGTCAGCCAATTCCCAGGCTTTGATAGCCTCCACCAAGCCTAAGAAAGCTTCTAAGGCCAAGAAGGTTGCAAATAAAGCCATAGCTAGTGCCACTGAGGTCTCACCGGCTCCAATTGCCACCTATACAGCTACCACTCAAGGCCAAATTATCAGTGAGACAGTCAATATCCAGGCCACAGCAGCCTCCATCCGAACCAAGAAAGCCTGTAAAGCCAAGAAGACAACTGCTAAGGCCACGCATAGTGACATTGAGCATATAGAGGCTCCAAATGTCACCAGACATATTGAAGCCTCAGCAGCAGCTATCCAGCCCAAAAAATCCAAGGGCAAGAAGGCTGTCAATAAGGGCCCAAATTTTGCCTCTGAAATCTTTAAGGCCCCACCTGCCACTCAAATGGTCACAAACCAAGCACTAGCAACCAACCTTTGGGTCAAGAGAGGGTCTAGGGCTCGGAAGACTGCCACTAAGGCTCGGGCAACTGAAAGCCTGACTCAAATTACTGACCAAGGGGCAAAGACCAAGATGGCCACAGCTCAGACCAACGTAAGTACCCTTGAGTCTCAGGTTGCTGCTGCTGTCCAGGCCCTGGCAGATGACTATCTGGCTCACTTGAGTCTGGAGCCCACAACCAGGACTCAGGGCAAGAGGAACAGAAAG TCCAGGCATCTGAATGGGGATGAGAGAAGTGGCAGTAATTACAGGCGGATCCCATGGGGCCGGAGGCCTCCACCACCCCGAGATGTGGCCATTTTGCAAGAAAGG GCAAATAAGTTGGTGAAATACCTGTTGGTTAAGGACCAGACAAAGATCCCCATCAAGCGCTCAG ACATGCTGAAGGATGTCATCCAAGAATATGATGAATATTTCCCAGAGATCATTGAACGAGCAAGCTATGCTCTGGAGAAG ATGTTTCGAGTCAATCTGAAGGAAATTGATAAGCAAAATAGCTTATATATTCTCATCAGCAATCAGGAATCCTCCGCAGGCATACTGGGAAC GACCAAGGACACACCGAAGCTGGGTCTCCTCATGGTGATTCTGAGTGTCATTTTTATGAATGGCAACAAGGCCAGTGAGG CTGTCATCTGGGAGGTGCTACGCAAGTTGGGGCTGCATCCTGG GGTGAAGCATTCGCTGTTTGGGGAAGTAAGGAAGCTCATCACAGACGAGTTTGTCAAGCAGAA GTACCTGGAGTACAAGAGGGTCCCCAACAGCAGACCACCTGAATATGAGTTCTTCTGGGGCTTGCGCTCCTACCATGAGACTAGCAAGATGAAAGTCCTCAAGTTTGCATGCAAG gTACAGAAGAAAGACCCCAAGGACTGGGCTGCTCAGTACCGGGAGGCAGTGGAGATGGAAGTCCAAGCTGCAGCTGTGGCTGTGGCCGAGGCTGAGGCCAGGGCTGAG TGGTTCCAACACCAGCAATGGCTTTACTGGAGAACCCAGCACGAGCACCAGTTTCAGTAG